One genomic segment of Ignavibacteriota bacterium includes these proteins:
- a CDS encoding MoxR family ATPase, which produces MSTKIISDDVELVKQLQYSIKEIKTEVSKVIIGQHEIIDNLLTSLLSKGHCLLVGVPGLAKTLLIKTLAQVLDLQFSRIQFTPDLMPSDITGTEILEEDQSTKKREFKFIKGPVFANIILADEINRTPPKTQSALLEAMQEQSVTAAGHKYILPNPFFVLATQNPIEQEGTYPLPEAQLDRFMFNLWLDYPSFEEEVNIIKQTTSGNEIKLSKKIDSEQILAFQNLVRRVPVADNVIQYAVNVVKSSRPNENEKELKELISWGAGPRASQYLILAAKTYSILDGRYTPEIDDVKRALLPVLRHRIIPSFNAEAEGISSVEIIDKLLNRKSLI; this is translated from the coding sequence TTGAGTACAAAAATAATTTCAGACGATGTTGAATTAGTAAAACAGCTTCAGTACTCAATTAAAGAAATTAAGACTGAAGTATCCAAAGTTATTATTGGTCAGCACGAAATAATTGATAACCTTCTAACTTCACTTCTTTCAAAAGGGCATTGTTTATTGGTTGGTGTTCCGGGTTTAGCAAAAACACTACTTATCAAAACTTTAGCTCAAGTTTTAGATCTTCAATTTAGCCGAATACAATTTACTCCGGATTTAATGCCGAGTGATATTACCGGAACGGAAATTCTCGAAGAAGATCAATCAACTAAAAAAAGAGAATTTAAATTTATAAAGGGACCGGTTTTTGCAAATATAATTCTTGCAGATGAAATTAACAGAACTCCGCCAAAAACTCAATCTGCTTTATTAGAAGCAATGCAGGAACAAAGTGTAACCGCAGCGGGACATAAATATATTTTGCCGAATCCGTTTTTCGTATTGGCAACACAAAATCCAATTGAACAAGAGGGAACATATCCTTTACCGGAAGCTCAATTAGATAGATTTATGTTTAATTTGTGGCTCGATTATCCAAGTTTTGAAGAAGAAGTAAATATCATTAAGCAAACTACAAGCGGCAATGAAATTAAATTAAGTAAGAAAATTGATAGCGAACAAATTTTAGCTTTTCAAAATTTAGTTAGAAGAGTTCCGGTTGCAGATAATGTAATTCAATATGCGGTTAATGTTGTGAAAAGCTCCAGACCGAATGAAAATGAAAAAGAATTGAAAGAATTAATTAGCTGGGGTGCCGGACCAAGAGCTTCTCAATATTTAATTTTAGCTGCAAAAACTTATTCAATTTTAGATGGAAGATATACACCTGAAATTGACGATGTAAAACGAGCTTTGCTACCGGTTTTGCGCCATAGAATTATTCCAAGTTTTAATGCGGAAGCCGAAGGAATTTCTTCAGTTGAGATAATTGATAAATTACTAAACCGAAAATCGCTAATTTAA
- a CDS encoding RNA polymerase sigma factor produces the protein MVDEKEFELVTNFINGDEKSFNKIVREYQKLIYWNARRMLGNHYDADEITQQVIIVLYNKLKTFKFNSSLKTWIYKITFTRSLNLIRKNKVKNFFSINESSMDINSENDIIKNLEDKEKLEKLNSALDKLPVKQREVFVLRKFDELTYEEISEITGKSIGGLKANYFHAVNKILTKLEDYE, from the coding sequence ATGGTTGATGAAAAAGAATTTGAACTGGTTACAAACTTTATTAATGGTGATGAAAAATCTTTTAATAAAATTGTAAGGGAGTATCAAAAATTAATTTATTGGAACGCCAGAAGAATGCTTGGAAATCATTACGATGCTGATGAAATTACTCAGCAGGTAATTATTGTTCTTTACAATAAATTAAAAACGTTTAAATTTAATTCATCATTAAAAACTTGGATTTATAAAATTACATTTACTAGAAGTTTAAATTTGATTAGAAAAAATAAAGTGAAAAATTTTTTTAGCATTAATGAATCGTCGATGGATATAAATAGTGAAAATGATATTATTAAAAATTTGGAAGATAAGGAAAAATTAGAAAAACTGAATTCGGCATTGGATAAATTGCCGGTTAAACAGAGAGAAGTTTTTGTTTTAAGAAAATTTGATGAATTAACTTATGAGGAAATTTCAGAAATTACTGGCAAAAGTATCGGCGGATTAAAAGCAAATTATTTTCATGCAGTAAATAAAATTTTAACTAAACTGGAAGATTATGAATAA
- a CDS encoding peptidoglycan DD-metalloendopeptidase family protein yields MHNTKKVKILNSVLYFLIVILFINCSELDEKNSPQNISDVNIEYDRFGFPVDTFKVVKGEVKRNQFLADILIPNKISLEKINEIYDKAKTYFDFRKIQPGNKYRFYTNQDSSGSITAFVFEINQIEYLIINLNDSLKVDYVKRETEIVERTISGVINYSLYQTFIDMNLSPLLAGKLAEVFAWQIDFYTIQKDDSFFIVYEEEKLGDEVINIGEIKAAKFIHNSNEFNAFLFNQDGKYEYFDENGKSIIREFLKAPLKFRRISSNYSRNRLHPILRIYKPHLGIDYSASVGTPVQAIGDGVVLESRYNGAAGNYVKIKHNNIYSSGYMHLSKYGKGIRKGARVLQGQIIGYVGSTGRSTGPHLDFRFWKNGSLVNFLTQKFISSKSIMEENLAEFNIVKDSLQNKIDRIKEINTNIILAREPEKTP; encoded by the coding sequence ATGCACAATACAAAGAAAGTAAAAATATTAAATTCTGTATTATACTTTCTTATAGTCATACTCTTTATAAACTGTTCAGAACTTGATGAAAAAAACTCCCCCCAAAATATTAGTGATGTAAACATTGAATATGATAGATTCGGTTTTCCGGTTGATACATTTAAAGTTGTAAAAGGTGAAGTAAAAAGAAACCAATTCCTTGCTGATATTTTAATCCCAAATAAAATTTCTTTAGAAAAGATTAATGAAATTTACGATAAGGCAAAAACTTATTTTGATTTCCGAAAAATCCAACCCGGAAACAAATATCGTTTTTATACAAATCAAGATTCATCCGGATCAATAACTGCATTTGTTTTTGAAATAAATCAAATTGAATATTTAATAATAAATCTAAATGATTCGTTAAAAGTTGATTATGTTAAAAGAGAAACGGAAATAGTTGAAAGAACAATTTCCGGAGTAATAAATTATTCACTTTATCAAACTTTCATCGATATGAATTTATCGCCGTTACTGGCGGGGAAATTAGCCGAAGTTTTTGCATGGCAAATTGATTTTTATACTATTCAAAAAGATGATAGTTTTTTTATTGTTTACGAAGAAGAAAAACTCGGTGATGAAGTTATAAATATTGGTGAAATTAAAGCCGCAAAATTTATTCACAATTCAAATGAGTTTAATGCATTTTTATTTAATCAAGATGGAAAGTATGAATACTTTGATGAAAATGGTAAAAGTATAATTAGAGAATTTTTAAAAGCTCCGTTAAAATTTAGAAGGATAAGTTCAAATTATTCAAGAAATAGATTGCATCCGATTTTAAGAATTTATAAACCGCATTTAGGAATTGATTATTCCGCATCAGTTGGAACTCCGGTTCAAGCAATAGGCGATGGAGTTGTATTGGAATCTCGGTATAATGGTGCAGCCGGAAATTATGTAAAAATAAAACATAACAATATTTATTCATCCGGATATATGCACTTATCAAAATATGGAAAAGGAATTAGAAAAGGTGCAAGAGTTTTGCAAGGACAAATTATTGGTTATGTTGGAAGCACCGGAAGATCAACTGGTCCTCATTTAGATTTTAGATTTTGGAAAAACGGATCGCTTGTAAATTTTCTAACTCAAAAATTTATTTCATCCAAATCAATTATGGAAGAAAATTTAGCAGAGTTTAATATTGTGAAAGATAGTCTTCAAAATAAAATTGATAGAATAAAAGAAATAAATACAAATATTATTCTGGCACGTGAACCAGAAAAAACTCCTTAG
- a CDS encoding 6-carboxytetrahydropterin synthase, translating into MIYITRREVFSSSHRLHNNDLSEKENLELFGKCNNPNGHGHNYTLEVVVAGEVDEKTGYVIDLKKLKTIIIENIISKVDHKHLNYDVDFLKGINPTTENFAIKIWDEIVDKIPSGKLHSIKLHETENNFVEYKGK; encoded by the coding sequence ATGATTTACATAACGAGAAGAGAAGTTTTTAGTTCATCACATAGATTACATAACAATGATTTAAGTGAAAAAGAAAATCTTGAATTATTCGGAAAGTGTAATAACCCAAATGGACACGGACACAATTACACTTTAGAAGTTGTAGTTGCCGGGGAAGTTGATGAAAAAACCGGATATGTAATTGATTTGAAAAAACTAAAAACAATAATTATTGAAAATATAATCAGCAAAGTTGATCACAAACATCTTAATTATGATGTAGATTTTTTGAAAGGAATAAATCCCACAACGGAAAATTTTGCAATAAAAATTTGGGATGAAATTGTAGATAAAATTCCATCCGGAAAATTGCATTCAATTAAACTTCATGAAACAGAAAATAATTTTGTAGAATATAAAGGAAAGTAA
- a CDS encoding transcriptional repressor, translating to MKNETAHEKFTKFLKKEQHRITPERFEVLDYSLEYKGHFGADDLFIQMKNKKSNVSRATVYNTLELLAKCNLLAKRNFGDGITRYESSYNRKNHDHLICINCGNITEFTSPNIQEIVNDVCKDLGFESAGYSFNIFGKCKNEKNCKNLK from the coding sequence TTGAAAAACGAAACTGCTCACGAAAAATTCACTAAATTCTTAAAAAAAGAACAACACAGAATTACTCCCGAAAGATTTGAAGTATTGGATTATTCCTTAGAATATAAAGGTCATTTTGGTGCCGATGATTTATTTATACAAATGAAAAATAAAAAGTCGAATGTTTCAAGAGCTACGGTTTATAATACTTTAGAACTTTTAGCAAAATGCAATTTGTTGGCAAAAAGAAATTTTGGTGATGGAATTACAAGATATGAATCGAGTTATAATAGAAAGAATCACGATCATCTAATTTGTATAAATTGCGGAAATATTACAGAATTTACATCGCCGAATATTCAAGAAATTGTAAATGATGTCTGCAAAGATTTGGGTTTTGAAAGTGCCGGATATAGTTTTAATATTTTTGGCAAATGTAAAAATGAAAAAAATTGTAAAAATTTAAAGTAA
- a CDS encoding peptidylprolyl isomerase translates to MKKFIVIIILLLTININAQEVVDKIIAVIGDEIILNSELEFQTAMYAAQRKIDQQNPELKKTLLNKLVEDKLLYAQAILDSIEVTDEDVNRQLEQVVAYYTSQYGSQERLEQAYGMSVEKIKREMKDDTKKNLMAEMLKNQKFAQIEVTRREVQEFFQTYQDSLGFIAEKFEIAHIFINPKSTDKLKKKARDFAQSLRDSVSKGANFEELAKKNSDDPGSAKAGGDLGFVKRGVFYPEFESAAFALKEGELSNVVESPVGFHIIELIEKRGESIRARHILIKPKSDDAADLKAIEELTDLRDSVLSNKNNFDYYAAKYSNDKETAKFGGVLGTFEAGQLEKPLLDQIYKLHDGEISFPKRLEVSGNEYGFHIIKLIKRIPEHKPNLETDYNEIKKITEFRKREKLNKEWIDEIKEKVYLEIRI, encoded by the coding sequence ATGAAAAAATTTATTGTAATTATCATTTTGTTATTAACGATTAATATTAACGCGCAAGAAGTTGTTGATAAAATTATTGCTGTAATTGGCGATGAAATTATTTTAAATTCTGAATTGGAATTTCAAACTGCGATGTATGCTGCTCAAAGAAAAATAGATCAGCAAAATCCGGAATTGAAAAAAACATTATTGAACAAATTGGTGGAAGACAAACTTTTATATGCTCAGGCTATTTTGGATTCTATTGAAGTTACGGATGAAGACGTAAATCGTCAATTAGAACAAGTTGTAGCATATTATACTTCGCAGTACGGATCTCAAGAAAGACTTGAACAAGCTTACGGAATGAGTGTTGAAAAAATTAAGAGAGAAATGAAAGATGATACGAAAAAAAATTTGATGGCAGAAATGCTGAAAAATCAGAAGTTTGCTCAAATTGAAGTGACAAGAAGAGAAGTACAAGAATTTTTTCAAACTTACCAAGATTCATTAGGTTTTATTGCTGAGAAATTTGAAATTGCACATATTTTTATCAATCCAAAATCAACCGATAAACTAAAAAAGAAAGCGAGAGATTTTGCTCAGTCATTAAGAGATTCAGTTAGTAAAGGTGCAAATTTCGAAGAACTTGCTAAGAAAAATTCCGATGATCCCGGAAGTGCAAAAGCTGGAGGAGATTTGGGATTTGTCAAAAGAGGTGTTTTTTATCCGGAGTTTGAATCGGCAGCTTTTGCGTTAAAAGAAGGAGAACTATCAAACGTTGTTGAATCTCCCGTTGGATTTCATATTATTGAGTTGATTGAAAAAAGAGGCGAATCAATTAGAGCGAGACACATTTTAATAAAACCTAAAAGTGATGATGCCGCCGATTTAAAAGCAATTGAAGAACTTACTGATTTGAGAGACAGTGTTTTAAGCAATAAAAATAATTTTGATTATTATGCTGCTAAATACAGCAACGATAAAGAAACTGCAAAGTTTGGCGGAGTTTTGGGAACTTTTGAAGCTGGTCAGCTTGAGAAACCATTATTGGATCAGATTTACAAACTTCATGACGGTGAAATTAGTTTTCCTAAAAGACTTGAAGTAAGCGGAAATGAATATGGATTTCATATAATTAAATTGATTAAACGAATTCCTGAACATAAGCCAAATCTTGAAACTGATTATAACGAAATAAAAAAAATTACTGAGTTTAGAAAAAGAGAAAAATTAAATAAAGAATGGATTGATGAAATAAAGGAAAAAGTTTATTTGGAAATTAGGATTTAA
- a CDS encoding SDR family NAD(P)-dependent oxidoreductase — translation MKKSQTAIVTGASKGIGKAIAIKLAQENFNVIIFGRDEKNLISVKKEILKFEVNCDFFIGDVADENFVMDSVNQIIKKYKKIDVLINNAGIAIFKKFAEISLEEFKTQVNTNVFGVFNFTKAVIHHMIKKENGTIINIVSQAGKTGFEYGTTYSATKHAVMGFSKSLLLEVRKSNIRVITICPGSTDTEMIQNSPIHKNLKQFLKPQDVAEITYSAIKLPQRALISDLEIRPTNP, via the coding sequence TTGAAAAAAAGTCAAACCGCAATTGTTACAGGTGCTAGTAAAGGAATTGGAAAAGCAATTGCAATAAAATTAGCACAAGAAAATTTTAATGTAATTATTTTTGGCAGAGACGAGAAAAATTTAATTTCCGTTAAAAAGGAAATTCTGAAATTTGAAGTTAATTGTGATTTTTTTATTGGAGATGTTGCAGACGAAAATTTTGTTATGGATTCTGTAAATCAAATTATAAAAAAATATAAGAAAATTGATGTTCTTATAAACAATGCCGGAATTGCAATTTTTAAAAAATTCGCTGAAATTTCACTCGAAGAATTTAAGACTCAGGTTAACACAAATGTTTTTGGAGTTTTTAATTTCACGAAAGCCGTTATTCATCATATGATAAAAAAAGAAAACGGAACAATAATTAATATTGTTTCTCAAGCCGGAAAAACCGGTTTTGAATATGGAACAACATATTCAGCTACAAAACATGCGGTTATGGGATTTTCAAAATCATTATTGTTGGAAGTAAGAAAAAGTAATATTAGAGTAATTACAATTTGTCCGGGCTCAACGGATACTGAAATGATCCAAAATTCACCAATTCACAAAAATTTAAAACAATTTTTAAAACCTCAAGATGTTGCGGAAATTACTTATTCCGCAATAAAACTTCCTCAAAGAGCGCTAATTAGCGATTTGGAAATTCGTCCAACTAATCCTTAA
- a CDS encoding Spy/CpxP family protein refolding chaperone, whose protein sequence is MKKLFMFVVLSAFVLIQSQNLFAQKQKNIKDNFLGIKKLNLTEEQKKKFDQIQFNQEEKIIDLQAKLKMNRLEIKKLFNSENFSENEFVSLTQNAGKLRNDLSDLRTKMWLDVYKILDKAQKEDWKKHFAEMPDDFREKARDFKRMHNFDGERGKRNLMPPPPPMEENEDEPEQEN, encoded by the coding sequence ATGAAAAAGTTATTCATGTTTGTTGTTTTATCGGCATTTGTTTTAATTCAATCACAAAATTTATTTGCACAAAAACAGAAAAATATTAAAGACAATTTTCTGGGAATTAAAAAATTAAATTTGACTGAAGAACAAAAGAAAAAATTTGATCAAATTCAATTTAACCAAGAAGAAAAAATTATTGATCTTCAAGCTAAATTGAAAATGAACAGATTGGAAATTAAAAAACTTTTCAATTCAGAAAATTTTAGCGAAAATGAATTTGTAAGTTTAACTCAAAATGCCGGAAAGTTGAGAAATGATTTATCTGATTTAAGAACAAAAATGTGGCTTGATGTTTACAAAATTCTTGATAAAGCCCAAAAAGAAGATTGGAAAAAACATTTTGCGGAAATGCCGGATGATTTTAGAGAAAAAGCACGAGATTTTAAAAGAATGCATAATTTTGATGGAGAACGCGGGAAAAGAAATTTAATGCCTCCACCTCCACCAATGGAAGAAAATGAAGACGAACCGGAACAAGAAAATTAA
- the bcp gene encoding thioredoxin-dependent thiol peroxidase, translated as MIEIGKKAPAISLPDSFGNKRTLKEFLGKKIILYFYPKDNTPGCTTEACDFRDTFSEYKNLDAVVIGVSPDSVKSHKKFVDEFKLPFILLSDEEKTVIEKYDVWKEKSMYGKKYMGVERTTFLIDAKGIVRKIYEKVKVPGHVEVVYKDLQEI; from the coding sequence ATGATTGAAATTGGTAAAAAAGCTCCGGCTATTTCTTTACCAGATTCATTTGGTAACAAAAGAACTTTAAAGGAATTTTTAGGGAAGAAAATAATTTTATATTTCTATCCAAAAGATAATACTCCGGGTTGTACAACTGAAGCTTGCGATTTTAGAGATACATTTTCGGAATATAAAAATTTGGATGCAGTTGTAATTGGAGTTAGCCCGGATTCTGTAAAAAGTCATAAAAAATTTGTTGATGAATTTAAATTACCTTTCATACTTTTAAGCGATGAAGAAAAAACTGTTATTGAAAAATATGATGTATGGAAAGAAAAAAGTATGTACGGTAAAAAATATATGGGAGTTGAACGCACAACTTTTCTAATTGATGCAAAAGGAATTGTTAGAAAAATTTATGAAAAAGTAAAAGTTCCCGGGCACGTAGAAGTAGTCTATAAAGATTTACAAGAAATATAA
- a CDS encoding peptidyl-prolyl cis-trans isomerase, which produces MLLKISLTLIIFSFLSCEEESNKKEEIVAQVGKSKLTKNELDDFLASKKGSIKFKEEYIKDWIETELLYQLAFEEKLVTKENYYRIIRESEKKLASSIAINNLLENHQINYTEDDLVDFYNSNKEDFIFGTDAFILNLISFKSEENAINFRNNAIENNWDEALTAFENSEELIDNYVNKVYRSSQIHSNKLLRVLMELFQDEISLVVETEPNNFVVVQMIDKVDRSTIPQFDYVKDRVKESYIFNSQKEMLKQFLDSLKLERKVKVF; this is translated from the coding sequence ATGCTTTTAAAGATTAGTTTAACTTTAATAATTTTTTCATTTTTAAGCTGCGAAGAAGAAAGTAATAAAAAGGAAGAAATTGTTGCACAAGTTGGAAAAAGTAAACTTACTAAAAATGAATTAGATGATTTTTTAGCAAGTAAAAAAGGCTCAATAAAATTTAAAGAAGAATATATAAAAGATTGGATTGAGACCGAATTACTTTATCAATTAGCATTTGAAGAAAAACTTGTAACAAAAGAAAATTATTATAGAATTATTAGAGAATCCGAAAAGAAACTTGCTTCATCTATTGCAATCAATAATTTACTTGAGAATCATCAAATAAATTACACTGAAGATGATTTAGTGGATTTTTATAATTCGAATAAAGAAGATTTTATTTTTGGAACGGATGCTTTTATTCTAAATTTGATTTCATTTAAAAGTGAAGAAAACGCAATAAATTTTAGAAATAATGCAATCGAAAATAATTGGGATGAAGCTTTAACAGCTTTTGAAAATAGTGAAGAATTAATTGATAATTATGTAAATAAGGTTTATCGTTCTTCTCAAATTCATTCAAACAAACTTTTACGGGTTTTAATGGAATTGTTCCAAGATGAAATAAGTTTAGTGGTAGAAACGGAACCAAACAATTTTGTTGTTGTTCAAATGATTGATAAAGTTGATCGAAGTACAATTCCTCAGTTCGATTATGTGAAAGACAGAGTTAAAGAGAGTTACATTTTTAACAGCCAAAAAGAAATGTTGAAACAATTCTTGGATAGCTTAAAATTAGAAAGAAAAGTAAAAGTATTTTAA
- a CDS encoding ribonuclease Z yields MSKSYKPKYPLIWEKNNFYIKIYCSIPNIATGIIITTEKATFIVDPGDGILRDLNKDYSAKQILEISDIFISHGHHDHVGGVWSLLTYLSVMKKKTPLNIYYPKGCLEIESIYKAFHEVYSHELKYKIVLKQIDTNKSFRRKDISIKPFKVNHREPSEIKGVSIEVPSLGFKFNNNEKSICYGGDTAYCETLIKMAANSDLAIIEAGAEDENDSDLHLTIDQAVKIGKTAKEFFLVHVPE; encoded by the coding sequence ATGTCAAAATCATATAAACCAAAATATCCCTTAATTTGGGAAAAGAATAATTTTTATATTAAAATTTATTGCTCCATTCCTAATATTGCAACGGGGATAATTATCACAACAGAAAAAGCAACTTTTATTGTTGATCCGGGAGATGGAATTTTACGAGATTTGAACAAAGATTATTCTGCGAAACAAATTTTAGAAATTTCAGATATATTTATTTCTCACGGGCATCACGATCATGTTGGCGGAGTTTGGTCGTTACTAACTTATCTTTCAGTAATGAAAAAGAAAACACCGCTAAATATTTATTATCCAAAAGGTTGTTTGGAAATAGAAAGTATTTATAAAGCTTTCCATGAAGTTTATTCTCACGAATTGAAATATAAAATTGTTTTAAAACAAATTGATACTAACAAAAGTTTTAGAAGAAAAGATATTTCGATAAAACCATTTAAAGTAAATCATCGTGAACCATCGGAAATAAAAGGTGTTTCAATAGAAGTTCCTTCACTTGGATTCAAATTCAATAATAATGAAAAATCAATTTGTTATGGCGGAGATACGGCTTATTGTGAAACATTAATAAAAATGGCAGCAAATTCCGATTTAGCAATTATTGAAGCCGGCGCAGAAGATGAAAATGATAGTGATTTGCATTTAACAATTGATCAAGCTGTAAAAATTGGGAAAACAGCTAAGGAGTTTTTTCTGGTTCACGTGCCAGAATAA
- the folE gene encoding GTP cyclohydrolase I FolE: MNQKKVEKNIYSLLQEIGENPEREGLKRTPERVTKAYQYLTSGYTKDIEKVLNGAIFSEKYDEMVIVKDIDFFSMCEHHLLPFYGKVHVAYIPNGKIVGLSKIPRIVEVFARRLQVQERMTQEIAKTIDEYLKPIGVGVVAEAYHMCMMMRGVEKQNSYTLTSAMLGGFKNDARTRGEFLDLISHKRI, encoded by the coding sequence TTGAATCAGAAAAAAGTAGAAAAAAATATATATTCACTATTGCAGGAAATTGGTGAAAATCCGGAACGTGAAGGGTTAAAAAGAACACCCGAACGAGTTACAAAGGCTTACCAGTATTTAACTTCGGGCTATACAAAAGATATTGAAAAAGTTTTAAATGGTGCAATTTTTTCAGAAAAATATGATGAAATGGTAATTGTAAAAGATATAGATTTTTTCAGTATGTGCGAACATCATTTATTACCATTTTACGGAAAAGTTCACGTTGCTTATATTCCAAATGGAAAAATTGTCGGGTTAAGTAAAATTCCGAGAATTGTTGAAGTATTTGCACGAAGATTACAAGTTCAAGAAAGAATGACACAAGAAATTGCTAAAACTATTGATGAATATCTTAAACCAATTGGAGTTGGTGTTGTTGCCGAAGCTTATCATATGTGTATGATGATGCGCGGAGTTGAAAAACAAAACTCGTACACATTAACAAGTGCAATGCTTGGTGGTTTTAAAAATGATGCAAGAACACGAGGAGAATTTTTAGATTTGATTTCTCATAAAAGGATTTAA
- a CDS encoding SDR family NAD(P)-dependent oxidoreductase encodes MKNAIWVTGASSGIGRELTKKLSDSNFNIIASARKIEPIKNIISEKKISAEIIPLQNDISNFADLSEKMDEVKKKYNINCLINNAGITSFKPFVENSIEEIEQIINVNLLGAIYATKLVLPEMIENKSGTIINILSVAAKTVFTKSSIYAASKAGLDYFSKVLREEVREHYIKIINVFPGATATDIWPNHVLNKYSSKMMKPEKLADLISNLLLNDQSLVQEEIVIRPISGDL; translated from the coding sequence ATGAAAAATGCTATTTGGGTTACCGGCGCAAGTTCCGGAATTGGTAGAGAGTTAACCAAAAAATTATCAGATTCCAATTTTAATATAATTGCTTCTGCAAGAAAAATTGAGCCGATTAAAAATATAATTTCAGAAAAAAAAATTTCCGCTGAAATTATTCCACTTCAAAATGATATTTCTAATTTTGCAGATTTAAGTGAAAAAATGGACGAAGTAAAAAAAAAATATAATATAAATTGTTTAATTAATAATGCCGGAATTACTTCTTTCAAACCTTTTGTTGAAAATTCTATTGAAGAAATTGAGCAAATAATTAATGTAAATTTGCTTGGAGCAATATATGCTACAAAATTAGTTTTACCGGAAATGATTGAAAACAAATCGGGAACAATAATTAATATTTTATCTGTTGCGGCAAAAACCGTATTTACAAAAAGCAGCATTTATGCGGCGTCCAAAGCAGGCTTAGATTATTTTTCCAAAGTTTTACGTGAAGAAGTTAGAGAACACTATATTAAAATTATTAATGTTTTTCCCGGAGCAACCGCAACAGATATTTGGCCGAATCATGTTTTAAATAAATACTCTTCAAAAATGATGAAGCCGGAAAAACTTGCGGATTTAATTTCTAATCTTTTGTTAAATGATCAAAGTTTAGTTCAGGAAGAAATTGTAATAAGACCAATTTCCGGAGATTTGTAA
- a CDS encoding dodecin domain-containing protein produces the protein MSKSFEIINRVGISNESISDAVKVAINEAKSDGGVSWFEVVEQRGRVTSDDKIEFQVTLKIGRKINS, from the coding sequence ATGTCTAAATCATTCGAAATAATAAATAGAGTTGGAATATCAAACGAAAGTATTTCCGATGCAGTAAAAGTTGCAATTAATGAAGCAAAAAGTGACGGCGGAGTTTCTTGGTTTGAAGTTGTTGAACAACGCGGAAGAGTTACAAGTGATGATAAAATTGAATTTCAAGTAACTTTAAAAATTGGAAGAAAAATTAATAGTTAA